Below is a window of Candidatus Omnitrophota bacterium DNA.
ATAAAAATAAAATCCATCCTATAAGGAATAAACAGAAAATCATCCGTAAAATAAAGCATGAAACTGGCACAGAAATAATTTTTGCAACCTCCTGGAATAGCCAGCCCTCGAAAGAGCCAAGCCTAAAAACTTAAAAATATAAAACCGTATCTATGAAAAAGCCAGAAATCACCCTCCAAGAAATTAAAACCCGCATTAAACAATTTGTTAAGGAGCGAGATTGGGAGCAGTACCATTCCCCTAAAAACCTTTCTATGTCTATAGCTATTGAAGCTGCTGAGCTTATGGAACATTTCCAGTGGCTTACTATCGAAGAATCGCATAAATTGTTAAAGGATAAAAAGAAGCGTATAGAAATTGAAGATGAACTTGCCGATATAGCAATTTATGTTTTAGATTTCTGCAACCTGTTTAGTATCGATATAGAAAAAAGTATTGTCAGGAAGTTAGATAAAACCGCAAGGAAATATCCATCCCACATAGTCAAAGGCAAGTCGCATAAATATACCTATTACAAGAAATTAAAGAAGAAGTAGAAATCTTTCTCTTCACAATTAGCCCACTAAAGACAGGGAAGTATTGACTCTTCCTTAAATTAACATCCTATAATCTGCACATAGATAATTCTTTTGCCGTGTCAATTTATTAAAAAAAAGTATTGACAAAAACAGTATTACGCTGTACGCTTATAAGTACATGGGTAATGAATTTGGGAATAAAATAAAAAAGAAGCGGATTCACTTGGAGTTAAGTTTACGTAAAGTGTGTGAATCCGTTTGTAATGAAGACGGAAAACCTATATCAGTATCATACCTTAATGATATTGAGCAAGGGTACCGTAAGCCACCAACTGGGAAGATAGTTATTCAGTTGGCTACTACATTGAAGATTGACCCTCAAGAATTACTTAATTTGGCTGGGAAGGCTGATCCGATCATTGAGGATATGGCAAGTAAGGATGCAAAAGTAGGTGTTTTATTTCGTAAAATCGCTGAACATTTTGAACGCGATCCAAGTATTATTGATCGACTTAATGATGGGTTAAATAAGGAGAATGAAAAGAAGAAATGATGAGATGGGAAGATGATCCGCAAAGCCCATATGGGTGCCGGTTAGTCTGTACTGGTATTGATATTGATGAAGCGATGGAGGAAAGGTACTTGAAATTTTACCATGGCACCTGCGATATCGATCACCCAGCCCTGGATATTGAACGTTTTATTGATGAAAGCTTGAGGAGTGAACATATTGAGTATGAACCCGAAGCCACTGATCTTCCGAGCAACGTTTTAGGAATAACTCAGTTCAATTCAGATGGTTCTCGTCTCATTAGAATAAACTCTGGATTATATCGTCAACGGAATTTATTATTGAAAAAGGGGCGTTTTCGATTTACGTGTGCACATGAAAGTTTTCATGCAATTTTCCATACCCGGCTTTTTCGGAAAGGTGGCCGTTTGATATGTTCTGGTCAGCATGTTCGGGAGGATATGGTTGAGTCGACCCCAACGCCAGGTGATTTTACTGAGTGGCAGGCGAATCGTGGCGCAGCGGCCTTGTTGATGCCGCGTTTGATTTTTATAGAAAATGTTAAACGGATCCGTGGGGTATCAGGAAGTGCTAATACTGATATTTTGGTACAAAATCTATCAACCCGGTTCGATGTTTCTAAAAAATCAGTGCAAATTAGGTTACAGACGTTAAGGCTGACGATACCACGTGATGATGATATGGTTCTTGAAAATGATGGTATTGACAGCTACATAGATAAAAGAGAAAGGTAAATTTTTTTAACTAGTATTTACGCAGTAAGCGTAAAAGAACAATAATTTACAGGAGGAGCAATATGACCTAAGAAAAACGCGTACTTGTCTGATAGGAGTAGGATGGGTAAAGAAGGTAGTTTTACCTTAATAGTTAAGGGAAGACGTAATAATTGCAGCGTGTAAGAACCAATACTAACAGGAGGAAACCGATGGCGTATCATTCCGAGCATTCAGAAGTATACCATAAGCATAAGAAATGCGTGTTGGGTAATAATATTGAACAAGATAATGTTAAGCAGGGCCCGGCGAAGAAACTTTGCGAACATTGCAAAGAGATTGATAAGGGTAAAGTAAAGCGTTGAATTTAGCCATCCAGGGAGACAGTTTGTATCTCTCCCTGGGTGTATTATTTGGATTAAAGATAAAATGTATATGTTATAATTATGTTTGAAGGTTTTGCAAGTCTTTCGTTTGCAGTTAGCTGTGTATCAGAAGGGCTTTATGTTTAACATGAAGGAGAACTTATGCCTACAGAATTAAGTCTTAAGAAAACAGAAGTACGCAACAAATTAAGGAAATTCAAGGATAATAAGATCAGGCTGGAAAGGGATGTTTTCTTCGTACCGGGATGGACAGACCAAGCAAACATCTGTTGGACGGAGCCCTACATGGAATCAGGTATTGACAGAAGGGCAGGTTGGGAATATACCGTAAAAGATTGGGAATGTATTGTTGAGAATCCAGAAAAGATGCATTATCTTCAATTGGTGGAAGATGAAAATGCTATTAACATAATAAGGAACAAGGAAGGAAAAGTAAAAAAAGTAGAGTTTAAATCCGACCCAAGTTATGGTTATAGTAATTTCTTTCAGTTTGCCGAACTAGTAAAAAATAAAATTAGGGCATCTGGAGCGAAAGAGTTTGACCTTGTGGGGCATAGTATGGGTGGTTTAGATATTATTTCGGCCGTTGCCTTGGATAAAAAACTAGATAATTATCAGGAAGTACGGGACTTCATAAAAACCGATTCGCTTGAAGGGCTTGGTTTGTTGATTACTGTTGCTACGCCCTGTAAAGGTTCTGTTCCGGCTGACCTAGTTAGAAATACAATAATTGATGAGTGGTTTAGGAAGGAATGGTCGGATGGCATAAGGAAACAATGCGAGAATTTGGCTCACAGCTCTAAATTTATCAACATAATTAATCAGGAAGAGATAAAAGGAAGGCTTCTGAAAAAGGCAAAGATCGGCGTTCATACTTTTTCAGGAAAAAATGACCAGGCAGTACGGCCGGAAGATGCATTCATTGAAGGAGCCCAGAATCATGAGCCTTTTGAGCTTGTTAGTCATTCTCAAAGGATGGGAATAA
It encodes the following:
- a CDS encoding nucleotide pyrophosphohydrolase, translating into MKKPEITLQEIKTRIKQFVKERDWEQYHSPKNLSMSIAIEAAELMEHFQWLTIEESHKLLKDKKKRIEIEDELADIAIYVLDFCNLFSIDIEKSIVRKLDKTARKYPSHIVKGKSHKYTYYKKLKKK
- a CDS encoding helix-turn-helix transcriptional regulator, which produces MGNEFGNKIKKKRIHLELSLRKVCESVCNEDGKPISVSYLNDIEQGYRKPPTGKIVIQLATTLKIDPQELLNLAGKADPIIEDMASKDAKVGVLFRKIAEHFERDPSIIDRLNDGLNKENEKKK
- a CDS encoding ImmA/IrrE family metallo-endopeptidase gives rise to the protein MMRWEDDPQSPYGCRLVCTGIDIDEAMEERYLKFYHGTCDIDHPALDIERFIDESLRSEHIEYEPEATDLPSNVLGITQFNSDGSRLIRINSGLYRQRNLLLKKGRFRFTCAHESFHAIFHTRLFRKGGRLICSGQHVREDMVESTPTPGDFTEWQANRGAAALLMPRLIFIENVKRIRGVSGSANTDILVQNLSTRFDVSKKSVQIRLQTLRLTIPRDDDMVLENDGIDSYIDKRER